Proteins co-encoded in one Fusarium fujikuroi IMI 58289 draft genome, chromosome FFUJ_chr06 genomic window:
- a CDS encoding translation elongation factor 1 alpha has translation MGKEDKTHLNVVVIGHVDSGKSTTTGHLIYQCGGIDKRTIEKFEKEAAELGKGSFKYAWVLDKLKAERERGITIDIALWKFETPRYYVTVIDAPGHRDFIKNMITGTSQADCAILIIAAGTGEFEAGISKDGQTREHALLAYTLGVKNLIVAINKMDTTKWSEARYQEIIKETSSFIKKVGYNPKAVAFVPISGFNGDNMLTPSTNCPWYKGWEREIKSGKLSGKTLLEAIDSIEPPKRPVDKPLRLPLQDVYKIGGIGTVPVGRIETGVIKPGMVVTFAPSNVTTEVKSVEMHHEQLSEGQPGDNVGFNVKNVSVKDIRRGNVAGDSKNDPPMGAASFTAQVIVLNHPGQVGAGYAPVLDCHTAHIACKFAEIQEKIDRRTGKATEAAPKFIKSGDSAIVKMVPSKPMCVEAFTDYPPLGRFAVRDMRQTVAVGVIKAVEKSTGAAGKVTKSAAKAAKK, from the exons ATGGGTAAGGAGGACAAGACTCACCTTaacgtcgtcgtcatcggccACGTCGACTCTGGCAAGTCGACCACT ACCGGTCACTTGATCTACCAGTGCGGTGGTATCGACAAGCGAACCATCGAGAAGTTCGAGAAG GAAGCCGCTGAGCTCGGTAAGGGTTCCTTCAAGTACGCCTGggttcttgacaagctcaaggccGAGCGTGAGCGTGGTATCACCATCGATATTGCTCTCTGGAAGTTCGAGACTCCTCGCTACTATGTCACCGTCATTG ACGCTCCCGGTCACCGTGAtttcatcaagaacatgatCACTGGTACTTCCCAGGCCGATTgcgccattctcatcattgcCGCCGGTACTGGTGAGTTCGAGGCTGGTATCTCCAAGGATGGCCAGACCCGTGAGCACGCTCTTCTTGCCTACACCCTTGGTGTCAAGaacctcatcgtcgccatcaacaagatggacACCACCAAGTGGTCTGAGGCCCGTTACCAGGAGATCATCAAGGAGACCTCCTCTTTCATCAAGAAGGTCGGCTACAACCCCAAGGCTGTCGCTTTCGTCCCCATCTCCGGTTTCAACGGTGACAACATGCTTACCCCCTCCACCAACTGCCCCTGGTACAAGGGTTGGGAGCGTGAGATCAAGTCCGGCAAGCTTTCTGGCAAGACCCTCCTCGAGGCCATTGACTCCATCGAGCCCCCCAAGCGTCCCGTTGACAAGCCCCTCCGTCTTCCCCTCCAGGATGTCTACAAGATCGGTGGTATTGGAACGGTTCCCGTCGGCCGTATCGAGACTGGTGTCATCAAGCCCGGTATGGTCGTTACCTTCGCTCCTTCCAACGTCACCACTGAAGTCAAGTCCGTCGAGATGCACCACGAGCAGCTCTCTGAGGGCCAGCCCGGTGACAACGTTGGTTTCAACGTGAAGAACGTCTCCGTCAAGGACATCCGACGTGGTAACGTCGCTGGTGACTCCAAGAACGACCCCCCCATGGGTGCCGCTTCTTTCACCGCCCAggtcatcgtcctcaaccACCCCGGTCAGGTCGGTGCTGGTTACGCTCCCGTCCTCGATTGCCACACTGCCCACATTGCCTGCAAGTTCGCCGAGATCCAGGAGAAGATCGACCGCCGAACCGGTAAGGCTACTGAGGCCGCccccaagttcatcaagtctGGTGACTCCGCCATCGTCAAGATGGTTCCCTCCAAGCCCATGTGTGTCGAGGCTTTCACTGACTACCCTCCTCTGGGTCGTTTCGCCGTCCGTGACATGCGACAGACTGTCGCCGTCGGTGTCATCAAGGCCGTCGAGAAGTCCACTGGTGCTGCCGGCAAGGTCACCAAGTCCGCTGCCAAGGCCGCCAAGAAATAA
- a CDS encoding related to tetracycline resistance protein: MSTFDPAARKRVLRVIAVSLLLDLISFTFILPLFPKLLEFYRDREGQEPIGHDGPQTLLQTVLSGLHRYKASFSRPIESRHDIVLLGGALGSLFSLLQAIASPLIGALSDRYGRRKALLASMCGNILSVLLWVAAVDFRTFIASRVVGGLSEGNVQLATAMASDISDESSRGATMALIGACFSIAFTFGPGLGAWLSTFSTFTANPFAAAAGFSLALIVVETVYLYFSLPETLPSLRGAQAKDGGKKKAIPKAIERTNSHFLLNAIHFVFLLFFSGMESSLSFMTYELFSFTSGKNGRLLGYVGLVASILQGGVTRRLPPLMSVRIGTLACLASFVLLGQVNTIGGLYLAATCLAVTSATVVTGLNALSSFEAHEDERGNKLGMLRSWGQLGRGLGPILFTSVYWWAGREVAYGMGATGIAVVAAAVFGGLKTPKGMNT; the protein is encoded by the exons ATGTCTACTTTTGATCCCGCAGCGAGGAAGCGAGTCCTCCGGGTCATTGCTGTCTCGCTACTCCTCGATCTG ATTTCCTTCACATTTATCCTTCCCTTGTtccccaagcttctcgaATTCTACCGCGACCGCGAAGGCCAGGAGCCAATCGGCCACGACGGACCTCAAACTCTCCTCCAAACCGTCCTATCAGGCCTCCACCGATACAAGGCTTCTTTCTCTCGCCCGATCGAGTCGCGACATGACATTGTGCTGCTGGGAGGAGCTCTAGGCTCTCTGTTCTC ACTTTTGCAAGCCATTGCATCTCCTCTAATCGGCGCCCTCTCCGATCGATATGGCCGTCGCAAAGCGCTCTTGGCTTCCATGTGTGGCAACATTCTCTCCGTCCTGCTCTGGGTTGCTGCCGTCGATTTCCGAACATTCATCGCCAGTCGTGTCGTTGGTGGGTTATCAGAAGGCAACGTCCAGCTCGCTACAGCAATGGCGAGTGATATCTCGGATGAGTCGTCTCGCGGTGCAACTATGGCTCTGATCGGCGCGTGCTTCTCAATCGCTTTCACCTTCGGCCCTGGACTCGGCGCGTGGCTCAGCACATTCTCGACATTCACGGCGAACCCGTTTGCGGCGGCCGCGGGATTCAGTCTTGCGCTGATTGTTGTGGAGACAGTGTATCTATACTTCAGCCTGCCCGAGACGTTACCATCGCTACGCGGTGCTCAGGCGAAGGACggtgggaagaagaaggctatACCCAAGGCTATTGAGAGGACCAACTCTCACTTTCTCTTGAACGCCATCCACTTTGTCTTCCTGCTGTTCTTTTCTGGCATGGAGAGTTCTCTGTCCTTTATGACGTACGAGCTCTTCTCGTTCACTTCCGGCAAGAATGGAAGATTACTTGGCTATGTTGGTCTTGTGGCATCTATTCTCCAGGGCGGTGTCACGCGACGACTTCCACCTCTGATGTCCGTTCGAATCGGCACACTAGCTTGCCTTGCGTCATTCGTTCTCCTGGGACAGGTCAACACAATCGGTGGTCTGTATCTCGCTGCTACATGCCTGGCCGTTACATCCGCCACCGTCGTTACGGGTCTGAATGCACTTTCCAGCTTCGAAGCTCACGAGGATGAGCGCGGCAACAAGCTCGGCATGCTACGAAGTTGGGGCCAGCTTGGCCGAGGCCTCGGCCCTATCTTGTTCACAAGTGTGTACTGGTGGGCTGGCCGTGAGGTAGCATATGGTATGGGCGCAACAGGTATCGCTGTTGTAGCTGCAGCGGTGTTTGGAGGGTTGAAGACGCCAAAGGGTATGAATACTTag